The Myxocyprinus asiaticus isolate MX2 ecotype Aquarium Trade chromosome 39, UBuf_Myxa_2, whole genome shotgun sequence genome window below encodes:
- the panx1a gene encoding pannexin-1a has protein sequence MAIAHAATEYVFTDFVLKESASENRYKGIRLDLALDKMVTCIAVGLPLLLISLAFAQEVSVGTQISCFSPTKFSWRQAGYVDSYCWAAVQTQDTGGLPLWLHKFFPYILLLVAVSVYVPGLFWRFTGAPVLSSDLTFIMEELDRSYNRAIKLAKRLHTSGALDSQSARVDSHSSVLDLTESCFRYPLVEQYLKTKRFSRGLLVQYLLCRGVTFLALILACVYLCYYIRLSITDEFQCDIRSGVVINDSSVPPAMQCKLVAVGIFQLLSYINLFVYLLLLPLCLYAMLVPFRRTTGFLKPYEMLPTIGVMQFGRLAWDDLALYLLFLEENLSELKSYKCLKVLELLKEDGEESFDIMLLLQTLGQVKTDMVDSRLPKDGKTSNININGTEMKEVSPLLQENSLRKCEDEKVMRQRVI, from the exons ATGGCGATAGCGCATGCCGCTACGGAGTATGTGTTCACGGATTTCGTGCTTAAGGAGTCCGCGTCAGAGAACCGGTATAAGGGCATTCGGTTAGATCTGGCGCTGGATAAGATGGTCACCTGTATCGCGGTCGGTCTGCCGCTTCTTCTCATTTCTCTTGCCTTCGCCCAGGAAGTGTCTGTCG GTACGCAGATTAGCTGTTTCTCCCCCACAAAGTTCTCGTGGCGTCAGGCTGGTTATGTGGATTCATATTGCTGGGCGGCCGTACAAACACAGGACACAGGAGGCCTGCCACTGTGGCTGCAtaag TTTTTCCCTTATATCCTGTTGCTGGTGGCAGTATCGGTGTACGTGCCAGGGTTGTTTTGGCGGTTCACGGGAGCCCCTGTGCTTTCTTCTGATCTGACTTTTATAATGGAAGAACTGGACCGTTCCTACAACAGAGCAATCAAACTGGCCAAACGCCTTCACACTTCAGGAGCACTGGACTCTCAGTCTGCCCGGGTGGACTCTCACAG CTCTGTGCTGGACCTTACCGAAAGCTGTTTTAGATATCCTCTGGTGGAACAGTATTTGAAGACCAAACGCTTCTCTCGTGGACTACTGGTCCAATACCTCTTGTGCCGCGGAGTCACATTCTTGGCCCTCATATTAGCCTGCGTCTACCTTTGCTATTACATCCGCCTCTCCATCACGGATGAGTTTCAGTGTGACATCCGGTCTGGAGTGGTTATTAATGACTCCTCAGTACCACCAGCCATGCAGTGCAAGTTAGTTGCAGTGGGCATCTTCCAGCTACTGAGCTACATCAACCTGTTTGTTTATTTGCTGCTGTTGCCATTGTGCTTGTACGCCATGTTGGTTCCATTCAGAAGGACCACAGGATTCTTGAAGCCCTACGAGATGCTGCCCACGATAGGGGTAATGCAGTTTGGGAGACTGGCCTGGGATGATCTTGCTCTATATTTGCTGTTTCTGGAGGAGAACTTGAGTGAGCTGAAGAGTTACAAGTGCCTAAAG GTGTTAGAGCTGTTGAAGGAGGATGGAGAAGAGTCATTCGACATCATGCTGTTGTTACAGACTCTTGGACAGGTAAAAACAGACATGGTGGATAGCAGATTGCCTAAAGACGGGAAAACCTCAAACATCAACATCAATGGCACAGAGATGAAAG AGGTTTCTCCGCTTCTTCAGGAGAACAGCTTGAGAAAGTGTGAAGATGAGAAAGTTATGCGCCAGAGGGTGATCTGA